GTGAGGGGACGAGGTGTGAGCATTTCTTCACTGGCCTGGCCATATGTTAAGATCTGGTatgtctgaaaaagaaatagtatttttagtGCAGGCCTAGGAATTCTCTAGCATCACGATTTATGTATGCTCATGCTTTGTGCAGAATCCCTGAGCTCTTTAATTGCTGTAAGTAACTAGAAGCTCAGGTTTGTCTTTGTGTGCGTGTGCTTGCTCGCTCACTCTCCGGAATGATGGTTGAAGACCCCATAGAATAGAAATGTGAGTAAATTAAATGTTCAATCTTAAAAATGGCTTCCTGTAACATATACTGAGTCCTGAAAGATCTCCACTGAGGTTTTCCGTACTTATATTGTGTTACAGATTTACAGTTTGacttggtttatttttactACAAACTTCAATATTTCTAATTATTAGTAGGAGCTGAAGAAACAGTAGAGGAATCAAGCTGGGGAACAAACATGTCTGTGGATCTTCTGTTATTCATGTTCCGAGGTTCTGCTTTATACACCTCTTAAATTACGAGGAAGGAGGGTTTTGTTATGTggatagaattatttttcagacttttcagAATAGTGGACTTTGGTATTACTCTAATATATCTTAGGATGTGTAAGCAGTCTGTGCACCCCAAGCAGTATCAGAATGAAAAAACACAGGTAGTGTGTTAGATGGACTTCAGAAGTCTTCTCCTATAAAACAGACATGGACTTAGGCAGAATATGCAGAGTCTGAAGTTGTGCTTCCCCTGTATTCCGCGTgagtttttgaaaaatatttacagaattgAAGTTAATAATTGTATTATTGCCTATATGTACGCAAGCATTATAACAAAAGTAAACAAGAAGCTTTGATttgatgaggagaggctgaatTCCTcaaacagcagtgctgcacCATTGAAAGTGTTGAGAGTACTGTAGGTAAAGACTAGGGTAGCCGAGGAATGTGATACTGGAGTCTAGTGAAAAGCATCACTGCACACAAGTCGGTAGTGTGACCGCACAAAGTAAGTTCTTATTAATACTGCTGCTTAATTGGTTGCAATTGAGACAGTTTCAagtgctaattaaaaaaaaaaatcttttcgCTATCAAAGGGAATCTTGTTATactgaaaggaaataagaaCATATGATGATGCAGTGATTTGCAAGCTCGCTGGGGCAGTGGCAGAGGTATGCTCAGAGTTGTGCACTTCTGTTGGAGTGGTCAGCCTATCTGATGTGCTTGCACTAGTACATGGAGGTTCAGTGTTGTTTTATCTCCTCCAGATGCGGGGGGACACTGAACTGAATGATCACTAAAACTCTTTCAGAGATTGttgagtaattattttttttgcacaggATTATTTTGGTGTCTGTTCAGAGGTGATGATCAAGGACAATGTTGTGGTGGTTTATGAGGTGCTGGAGGAGATGCTGGACAATGGCTTTCCATTGGCAACAGAATCTAATATTCTTAAGGAACTGATAAAACCTCCCACTATCCTGCGAACAGTTGTCAACACCATCACAGGTACAAGGAGACAAAAAGTAGATAAACTGGGGTGGCCGTGTGACAGTATTCTTGTATAAGTAAATAAGACATGGGTGAAGAAAATTTATGTGGTCCCATGCCATTCTAAACCCCAACATGGGTGTATTTAGGGAGTCCAGTGTTAGTATTTGTTTTGAGGTTCCTTCCAGTTCCAGCACTAGTGgcactttttgtttgtttttttttaactgaaacagACATATTACATTTCCAATTACAGCCATGACATGACTTCCTGGATGAGTTAGTTTAGGATGCGGGTTTTCTTGGGgtggcttttggttttgttttttcagttgcaCTTCCCCATGCCTTATTGTGGTATGTTTTAGAGTTGGATGTAAGAGAGATGTAAAATGTAGTATACAAATGGTGAGTCTGGAAGTGTAATTGCTCTCCTACAAAGAGAGAGAGGTTCTCAGGGATTAATTGCAATTATGTAAGGCCAAGGACTTGTTCTGGAGCATTGGCTAACTTTTGTGGTGGTTGTGATTGCCCTTGTTTTTCCAGGAAGCACTAATGTGGGTGATCAACTTCCTACTGGACAGCTATCAGTGGTGCCTTGGAGACGTACTGGTGTAAAATATACCAACAATGAGGCATATTTTGATGTGATTGAGGAGATAGATGCAATCATTGATAAATCAGGTATGGAAGCTGCTTCTGGCTAAGGCGAGGGTGACTTGTCCAGATAGTGCCTGAAGAGAGATTTAGGTTTTCAAAGAGAAGCTCCCCTGTCTAAGTGTGGGAAGCTCTATTCCTGTTCTTACTCTGGAATGTTGCCAAGTTGTAGGTGCTATTCAGTCAAAAATTCTAGAGCGGTACCAAGGTTTTAACATGTTTTTGTTCCTGAGGTCTTGTAAACAGTTCTGTATCTATTGGGAAAATAGAAGGTGAGTGAACATTGTGTGTAGCACTGTCTCCTTAGTTTTTGTGCATCTTAGTCTTGTTAAGAATTGGGAGCTGCTGACACTGGCCATTCAAATGGACATGGCTGTTGTTGCTGGTTCTTTCTTGTATGCATCTAGAAGTTGTTGGGAATGAGAGAAATCTTGAGCAGCAACATAATGAGCTATGACATTTCATAAAGATGATAGatttctttcctccccactGATAAGTTTTTCCACATTGGGATTTTTTTCGTCAGGTTCACATAACCTCCGTGTTTACTTTATTGTTGCAGGTTCCACGATTACTGCTGAAATCCAAGGAGTGATTGATGCTTGTGTGAAGCTGACTGGGATGCCAGACCTTACCCTCTCCTTCATGGTAAAGCTCAAGGATGTACCTTTCCTTAAGTGTTTTGAAAAGGGTTTCCTACCCCTGCTACTAAGATCTCAGTCTCATGCTGATGGATTCCAATACATAAGAATGTGGGTATGCCAAATAGAAAGAACTGACAATGGAAACTCACAGTGAACTTCAGCAACTTTGAGCctaaaggtggttttttttcagattcttttttaaaagtactgttAGTGTGTGCTGTGACTAAGTTTCTGAGATACAGTGGTGCTTTAGGCAGATACCCTAAAGGGCCATCTTTTTTATGAGTATGTATCAATGTAATTATTTGACATGACTAAATTTTCTAAAACAGGGTGGAGGTTACTGAGTACTGCTATTGCACAGATGTAACAGCATCAAATAACTTAACATGTCTGAATGTAGTTACCTTCAAGTGGGCAGAATGCATCAAATGGTAGGTCCTTCATGGATAGAAGACTGAGAAGAAGAGGTTATTTTAAGTAGTACTGCCTTGACAAACTTTGTGgtgttcttttatttcagaaccCTCGGTTGTTGGATGATGTCAGCTTTCATCCATGTGTGCGTTTTAAGCGGTGGGAATCGGAGAGAATACTCTCCTTCATTCCACCTGATGGAAATTTTCGCTTGCTCTCCTACCATGTCAGTGCTCAGAAGTAAGTGACAAATGTAGTGCTGTGAATTATGAAATTTGGATCTTCctggctggggggtggggaggaattgcttttaaaaatcaggtggCATGTTGTGCCATATGAAGTAGAGGTGCATAGCAACttgaacttttccttttttaaaacatattttctccTTGTTTGGAGCATTGATTCTATCATTTCTTTTTGGTCagccagcatttttttcaaagactaGGAGCAGATGAACAAACTAGAGAGGGAAAGAATTAGGCAGTATGGAGTAATCAAGCTGTTGCTTTcctatatttataaaatacttacAGAGTAAAACAAGATAGTTTGGTAATCTTTTGGGGGTTTATAACATTTCTCTTAATAGAACCACAAGTTCTTGTCAGCTGCACTCTTTTCTAGAAGCAGCTTACTAAGTACTAATCGGGGTTACAGATGCTAAAACATTTTGTTAGACTTTGTCAAGCTTATCTCAAATAGGTGAAAAGGAGTGGGAAATCCAGCCAAAAGCACAAACATGAAGTTCAagtgctgctgcactgcctggAACTACTTGCCAGCCTGGTTGAGACATGGAAAAACATTCCTCATCTTATGTTCAAGTCTCCTGTTACTTATTGGATGTAGCTACCTGTCCTGTAGAGAGATAGAAAACTTAAGATATGGCAAACTTGATTGAAAACACTGGAAACCAATCTccttaaaagagaagaaaatcctACACTGATTTGTTTGATCTCTAACAGCAAAGTCAGAATCCTGTTCTCAAGTCataattacactttttttaatgtagagaGCAAGGACTGCATTGGGAAAACCAAAGATGAAGACAAAAGATTGACAAGGACTTTCTCTTCATGTCTTTATTCTAGTCTTGTGGCAATTCCTGTCTACATTAAACACAATATCAGTTTCCGTGATGGCAGCTCACTGGGACGTTTTGAGATCACAGTGGGGCCGAAGCAGACTATGGGGAAGACTGTGGAAGGAGTGATGGTCTCTAGCCAGATGCCAAAGGGTGTCTTAAATATGACCCTCACACCCTCTCAAGGAACACATGTCTTCGATCCAGTTACAAAGgtgagaggaaagaaattatatgtattttttaatctttcttacCTTTCAGCAAATTAAGTTGAGCTGCTCATGCTTACATGAACATTTCCTTGAACATCAGTTGTCTGAAGGCAGTATCTTTTCTTGGGGTGAGAACTTTTTCTGGACAATTGCATAGTAGAAGTTGTCTTAATCCCCACAACAAACTGTTCAGTGTCTGAGTGGACTGTAGTTCTGGTTGCTTAGTGTGTGCAGAAAATCCTGCTGGTATTGTATGATGATGCATCAGTCTGGTGCTTTGCAAACTTCTGCGTATCTAGTCATGCCCAGTACTGCACATTATACTTGGTCCTTTGCAAACGCTGAGGATTTGTATTGGTTGGTGGGTTTTGATGCGGTTTGgtgtgttctggttttgttgtttaatgtctgctgcctcccctccaccccaagttcacttttttttttttcttcttattgcAAACACAAGTTTGATGGTTTACGCACAGTGGAGCCTCAAGCAACACTGCTGCAGCTACTCAGAGAGGAGGCAATTCTGCATTATTTTGGTCACTGTTACACATAGGAAATGGGGGCTGTAGCATAAGCAGTGGAAATACCATTCATGGTAGATTTCTGGAGAACCTTAtggaaagagggagggagaacaAAGGTCTGAGGCAGCTACTCCTTAAGCCTGTACTGTGTCTGCCCAATATGAAAGGCAAGATACCTGAGACAAAGACTTTTTCcataaagaaacattaaaagatgtttttagAGGGGGACTCTTCTTCAGAGGGTATTACCgtatttctgtttcactgctgcattttctgttccttgaaGTTGCTGTCATGGGATGTGGGGAAAATAAACCCCCAGAAGCTGCCAAGTCTGAAGGGGAGCGTGAGCCTGCAAGCTGGGACATCAAAACCAGATGAAAACCCCACCATTAATCTgcagtttaaaattcagcagctgGCTATATCTGGTAAGTGACTGTCAGGTAAAGAGGCTGAGATTGTCTGCTTTGTCAGTGCTCACTCTGCACATAGCTGCAGTAGCTCTGCAGGCCTTCTGAAGTACACTTTATCTGAAACCTGTtcttcaagtaaaaaaaataatgtgctttGACTATGGATGCATGGATTTGTTCTCTCATGCACTGTGAAACAGCCTATCTATGCTTCCTTGCATTTTGTGCTTATAGGCCTGTAGAGAATTTTAGAGTATGGATGTGTTTGTAAAGAGTCATTCTGACAATCAGCAGTTGTCagcttttctcagttttgtttacTGCTTACTAAAACTTTCCCTATGCTTTCTGCACCTCTAGTGTGATCTTCTGTTCCTTTATCCTGAACACCTGTCTGCTTTGTTTGTGGCAGCAGTCAGTCTTATGCTATGGTTTTTTGCCTTTAGGACTGAAGGTGAATCGCTTGGACATGTATGGGGAGAAGTACAAGCCCTTCAAGGGGATAAAATACATGACTAAGGCTGGCAAGTTCCAAGTCCGAACCTAGAGGATCCTGATAATGAGGAAGAgcacttttctgtttctcctgtcCCTGGCTGTTGGATGCAGCCTCTTACTCCATCCATCTGTTTAGGGTTGCTCCCTTGCCTGTAGTAGCATGAGCAGGATAGCCAGTCCTTAAGGTGCTGGGGAGCACGGAAAAGTAAGGTTGACCTGAAACCATCTCATCCCTAGCTGAGTCTGAAGTATTAAGAACAGTGGCAGATGGGAGAGGTGTTCAGGTCCCTTGGGATTAGTGAGTCAGCTGTGCAAGCTTGTATCACCTTCGTGTTGCTGTGTTAAAGGAAATCCTAGgcatttgctgccttttgtAACTTCCCTCCCTTATATTTTGGTTGGCTTTCATCCTTTTGTGGAAATTCAACTTTGCATCATCTACAAACTTCAACTCCAGTGTGATGGTCTGGCACCTGCCCTTCTCCATCACTGGGCATTAGGGTGGAGAGCTGTATACTTCTTGTCAGCAGAGGGGTCATCTAGCTGTTCTGTCCGCCTCAAAGGGACTGGAAGTGGAAAGTTAGATTGTTCCACCCAGGATGGGAAGTTAAGAAGCCTGAGATTGGGGATGGTGCcacaggggaggaagggaagaagtgGATGATATTTCTAGATTTTTCTTGAGCTTGGTCATTAAGTATCCTGGATCTTTGGAGATAGACGGGAAACCCATCCAAATCTTAGTAGAGTATCCTATGAAGGGCTGACTGTAGCACATGCGATCTTGTGCACATGTGATCTTGCAATTGGTGGTGGCGACACCTGAATGTaattctgctttgcttcttATTTCGTCAGTATTTGGAGGTAGGGATTCTTCTAGCTTCTTTGAGGAGTCAGGGAAGAGACAGAGAGGCAGGAGAATTTTTGTGGAAACATAGCACTTTGGAAACTGAAGCTGTGACTAGATGAAGGCCATCACTACCATAGTAACTTGTTGGAACCTCTTTTTGTCTCTGCCTGCATATTACAAATGAAGGTGATAATGCTGTTCTCCAGCTCACTGATGTCTTTCTTTGAGATAATTGTGTCCTGGTACCTTTGTAGTGTTTCTGGCTGCCCTACCTCATTCCAGTTCCTGTACCAAtcagctgctgtgcaggtggATTCACACCTACGCTGGATTTTTCACTGGGACTCCTCTGTTCTGCAGGAGCTGTTGCTGCATCTGCCCATTCCAGTCTGCGCTGCATCTCTCTGTACAGCATAAATATGAAATGAGAGGCAACTGCTCCGTATTGTCTGTAATGTGCTCTTTGGCCACTAGATGCCaatgtgttttctctgtggTAGCAGAACTTGTCCCTAGGCTGCTGTACATACGGCTATGGCATCTATCAGGTAGCCGTGGAGTCCAGCATGTATAGTTTGTGCTTGTGAACAGAACAAGGTGACCCTAAATGAAGGATAACACATATTCTGGTTTGCATGTGATGGATTTGCAGTGGATGATGGCATCTTGCTTGTGGAATTGCAAGTTCCAGTGCAACTGATAAATGCTATAGCAGGTGGCCTTACTGCTGAGCATGTTCAGTGCAAATATAACCTTCAGCAAGGACAtcaataaaattcagttttacatGTCATCTGTGTCATTTCAGAGTGTTTTCTGGGGGCTTTACGAGAAAGATAGTTGGTATTTGAGGAGGAAGGTAAATCATGCCAGTTGGACTGTGGATACTGGGTGCCATAGGGAGATAAATGTCTTTATGCAATTGGGATTGTAAGCTCAGGACTAAGCCACTGCCTGAAAAGCTAAAATTAATAACTTTCTTGGTAATTTTTCTTAGTGTTTCCCGAAAGGAGTGCTGAGCTTTTCCTAGAACCTCAGCGAAACTGTTGTTAGGAATGCAGCCGAACCATTTCTGTTTAGTAGGTGGGGTTTGGGGTAGCTGGTTAAGGGCTGTGCTTTTAATTATGAAGACCAATACCTCTACACCTTCCTGCTCTTCAAGTGCTTAATATTGTCCTTTGGGTTTGCAGCTTTGTTTTTTgaagtatcttttcttttctgctgaagtgATTCATGTCAGTCAAGATCTTGAAAGGGTTCTTATATGCATAAGCGTGTCTGGCTCTTATGACAAGCTTTCTGTATCAGTCTGAGATGGCTGCAAGTTCCTACAGAATGAAAGATGAAGCAGggcagaagaggaaagcagggagcaaCATCAGTGAGATAACTTAGTAGATGATAGAAATTTGGGGGGAAATGTGAGGTATACCTGTGTTCTTCAGTTACAATAAATGCTGATGTTGACTTAGGTTCTGGAAGAACTTGAGTATGACAGTAtcatctgcaaagcaagaaGAAGGATGATGCCAGCAGATGGCAGTCATTATTGTCTTAGGCCTTGCCTCAGGATGGTGCTACTGTGTGCTGGATGGAAGAAGacaagaaggggggaaaaaaataagaagaaaagctgaTGCCATAGCGATGGAGACTTATCATGGGGATTTTTATCAGGGAGGGTTGTAATGGGTAAACAAGCCAGAGAAATGCAGTTAAAGACACTGagctaggtggcagcagcttctgggaaatgaaacacaagaagttAAAAGTAAAGCTGGAGAACAAAAGTTCTAGTTATTGGACTGGGATTTGGTTAATATCCCAGATTAATGATCTACTACAAAATGAGTGATaaagaagaatttgaaaaaaaccagagTTGATTCTGGGCCCTTCTTTAAGCTAGCCACAGAGAAGACATCACAGAAGACAGACCAGGATGGAAGGAAGCAGCCAGTGCAGGGATGGCAACTAAAGCTTGTATAGCTCTCTTGTCACCTTGGATATTTCATGTAAGTGTGTTTTCAAGGAGCTGGTAATGACTGTTATGTAAAACTGTTCCTCTGCTACTTATATTTCTGTaggatgtattttttcctaaaatacatGAGTGTCAAGTGTGGTTCAGTTACACTTGGTGGCTGTTATATCACATCAAGCctaaataatgtatttcataGACTCTTTGAATTGTGGAACAAAAGTTGCATTCCTGAGGAAATTTACCTGTGTTACTCATTGGAATGGTTTTGGTGTTCTACAGGCAGTAGTGAGTATTTGGCAGGCTTGCGAAGGCCAGGACAGTGAGGCACAGCAGCACTTGGAAATGGGTTTAGGGGAGGGGAATGgaaatttgtctttttctcagGGTTAATACCTAATAAAATTCAACTAACATCAACAAAaaatcacaccaaaaaaacctgagCTGTGACTCTTTTAATAAGcatcatggggtttttttttttcccccttccactGGCTGAAATACGGGACTCATTGCTGAAGCTAACTGGACTTACACCACCCTTTCTCTGAGGACATTAGAAAAGGTCTCTTGGAGGTCAGTTTCTAAGCTGGTAGCTAGAAAGACACAGACCGTTTGTAAAGTTGCCATTTACAAAACCCATTTGATAAAATAATGGACATCCTTACCAAATCTCTCTTCTGTACTTACTATATATAAGCTACTCTATTTGACTAGAGGCTGTGCTACTAGATCATGGGAGAGCTCCTTAAAATTAGAGTAAACATTTTCAGTTACAATGTTTTGAAATTTCCCAAATACAATAGACTAGTTTTCTAGCTACAGTGTCTGACTGATACTAAAGCTAAACTCCTTTTGTAGCctcagtgttatttttttccttttgtaaaatgGTAGTCGTAGGTGCTTTCTCTTTATAAAACAATTGGACAAGAAAGAGTCTGTCAAAGCGGCTTAACTCTTAGGATGTGCATAAGTGCCACTTAGAGTGTTGTTTCTATGTGACTCTAAGTAATGCTTGATTATTAAGATTCTAGATCACGGTGGCTTGATTATACCTGTCCTGTCGTCTGTTAAAGGACAAATGCAGCCTTATGACATTTGACTTGATCTTTACCTGTGGATTTAAATCTATCAGGCGCCAAAACCTGCTGTCATTACACTTATCTGTTGttctgccctgctgtgctgaagaGAGAGCTCTAGCTTTCATATGAGATGATAATGCATTGAAATCTAATAGTCAAAAACGTAACGTGTTGATTCTGTTGCAGAGAAAGCTGTTAAGATTTTTACCTATTCcacatttgtttaaatatttagttCCTACCAGGAGGAGAAGCAAGTGGAGGACAGATAGTCCTAACAAGCACACCATCCTGGATTTGCTCAGAGTTTAAGTTCAGACTCAGTTAATTGGTTCCAAACTGAAGAAGTAGTATGTTAATATGGAAATAAGCATCCCATGCCTACAACTTTGCTGTTTCTATTGGAGTCAAGCTGAAATCAGCTtaaataaccaaaataaaaagacagagCTCAAGCCTGACTGGAATGTATTCCAAATTTACAGCCAAATAAGAAGGAGGGAGGTGAAGTTTTCAGGAGATTAAATGTCCCCTTTGCCTTCAGTTCACACCCATTCCCAAAACAACATAGCTGTTCATGGAATGCATTATGTTCTCTCCTGGTTTATTCCCTGGGgcaaaaatttatttctaattgtACTCCTGTAATTTAATGCAAGAAGAAAGCTTGGGGATGTGAGGGGAAAGGTGTGTTAGCTTCTGATAACCTATAATAAGGATAGTAGTTTGAGAATGTTCCCTTCCCACACACTGCAGTTGGTCTTCCTCTTGTACTGGAAGTCATAAGCATCTGGACAAACAGAAAGCCCTGTTGGCATCCTTAAAGCACCCAGAAGGAAGCTGCAAGGGCATGGACACAAGACTGTGGATCATTCGCTGTTCTTTCTCAGCGTTTCATGTTGTCCTGAATCCAGTCAAGATAACGATTCACATTTGTATAAACGCCAGGTATGTCTTTGCGGCCACAGCCTATTCCCCAGCTGAT
Above is a genomic segment from Falco biarmicus isolate bFalBia1 chromosome 18, bFalBia1.pri, whole genome shotgun sequence containing:
- the AP3M2 gene encoding AP-3 complex subunit mu-2 isoform X3 — its product is MAVGSPPRSERAGLRPRDYFGVCSEVMIKDNVVVVYEVLEEMLDNGFPLATESNILKELIKPPTILRTVVNTITGSTNVGDQLPTGQLSVVPWRRTGVKYTNNEAYFDVIEEIDAIIDKSGSTITAEIQGVIDACVKLTGMPDLTLSFMNPRLLDDVSFHPCVRFKRWESERILSFIPPDGNFRLLSYHVSAQNLVAIPVYIKHNISFRDGSSLGRFEITVGPKQTMGKTVEGVMVSSQMPKGVLNMTLTPSQGTHVFDPVTKLLSWDVGKINPQKLPSLKGSVSLQAGTSKPDENPTINLQFKIQQLAISASHREDITEDRPGWKEAASAGMATKACIALLSPWIFHVSVFSRSW
- the AP3M2 gene encoding AP-3 complex subunit mu-2 isoform X2, whose protein sequence is MIHSLFLINASGDIFLEKHWKSVVSRSVCDYFFEAQERASEAENVPPVIPTPHHYLLSVYRHKIFFVAVIQSEVPPLFVIEFLHRVVDTFQDYFGVCSEVMIKDNVVVVYEVLEEMLDNGFPLATESNILKELIKPPTILRTVVNTITGSTNVGDQLPTGQLSVVPWRRTGVKYTNNEAYFDVIEEIDAIIDKSGSTITAEIQGVIDACVKLTGMPDLTLSFMNPRLLDDVSFHPCVRFKRWESERILSFIPPDGNFRLLSYHVSAQNLVAIPVYIKHNISFRDGSSLGRFEITVGPKQTMGKTVEGVMVSSQMPKGVLNMTLTPSQGTHVFDPVTKLLSWDVGKINPQKLPSLKGSVSLQAGTSKPDENPTINLQFKIQQLAISGLKVNRLDMYGEKYKPFKGIKYMTKAGKFQVRT
- the AP3M2 gene encoding AP-3 complex subunit mu-2 isoform X1, which encodes MIHSLFLINASGDIFLEKHWKSVVSRSVCDYFFEAQERASEAENVPPVIPTPHHYLLSVYRHKIFFVAVIQSEVPPLFVIEFLHRVVDTFQDYFGVCSEVMIKDNVVVVYEVLEEMLDNGFPLATESNILKELIKPPTILRTVVNTITGSTNVGDQLPTGQLSVVPWRRTGVKYTNNEAYFDVIEEIDAIIDKSGSTITAEIQGVIDACVKLTGMPDLTLSFMNPRLLDDVSFHPCVRFKRWESERILSFIPPDGNFRLLSYHVSAQNLVAIPVYIKHNISFRDGSSLGRFEITVGPKQTMGKTVEGVMVSSQMPKGVLNMTLTPSQGTHVFDPVTKLLSWDVGKINPQKLPSLKGSVSLQAGTSKPDENPTINLQFKIQQLAISASHREDITEDRPGWKEAASAGMATKACIALLSPWIFHVSVFSRSW